DNA from Bacillaceae bacterium S4-13-56:
TTTATCTCACTCGATTCAGTCCACCTCCTTACGTCGATGAACAAGGGCACTTACGCTTTTCTAATTACTAATAACTACCTTTAGTATATTTGTTTTCATAATATTCTGCAATGAACTATGCTACCATGGTAATAGGGTAAAGTGGTTTTTGTTTTTGGATAGGAAAGTCAGATAATTTTTAAAAGAGATAAGCACTTTCAAAATGATAGCCAATCACTATCTATACAAAAGATTTTAATTGAGTAAACAATTTTAATAAGGGAGAGGATCAACAAATGTCTGTTCATATCCAAGGAGAACGTTTGCTTCCGTTAGAAAATTCTTTTCAAAGTGAAATGAAGGAACTTTGGGGAGATTGGTATTGTGATTCTGAAATGGGGAAGTTAAAATCCGTACTTTTCCATCATCCTTCAACAGAACTCCAATAAGTGAACGAAACCAATTTTCATGAGCTCATTGAGGTTGCTAATATTGGAAATTAAACAAGGAATGGCATTACGCTTGAACCAGGGAAAGTACTCATGTTCTGAAAATTAAGAAACCAAGTAACTTTTAACCGAAAATGGAATTGATGTCTTAGAAGGTAGATATAAGTGGAATTCTAAAGGGATGGGGAGGCATTCATTGTATGACTGCTTTTCTTAAAAGAGATCCAGTTCCACCGAAATAAAGGAGCATGCAAAGTGAAGAAAATCTTAGTCCTATCAGATACTCATATGCCGAAAAAAGCAAATACACTTCCAGATGTACTAACCAAACCTTTGACAGAAGTAGATTTGATCATTCATGCAGGGGATTGGCAAACTACGGATGTATATGAGGAACTTAAAAAATATGCACCAGTCATTGGTGTATACGGAAATGTAGATTCCGATCCGATAAAAGAATTGGTAAAAGATAAAGAAATCATTGAGGTAGAAGGCTATGAGATAGGCATCACCCATGGGCATGGAGAGAGAGGGACAACAGAGAAGCGAGTTTTAGGAACCTTTGAAAAAGATGAGCTGGACATGATTATTTTTGGTCATTCTCATCTCCCGTACTTAAAGTTTTATAAAAAAACCTTACTATTTAATCCAGGATCACCAACCGACAAGAGAAAGCTTCCTTTTTATTCATATGGTTTGCTGACCATTGATGGCGGAATCGAAGCCAAACATGTATTTTTCTAAAGCAAAAACACAAATCCTAGCAATGAGCTGTTCTAAAGAAAAAACACAAATCCAGTGATGAACTGTTCTAAAGCAAAATAGACATCCTTTTTACCTATAAGTCATAAGTATTACTAATGGAATTAGGAAAGGATGATGTATTTTGCTTGTGAGAATCTATGAATATATCTCTTGGAAAAAAGCCAGAAGTGATAAGAAATTAGAGCTTCATCCTGGGGAATACCGAAGAGTTTATCAGGGAAATATGGAGGGAAGGGTGGAGGAAATCCTCACGGAAAAAATGACAGAGAAGAAAACCGGATATCAGCTAGCAGACTACGATATTGTCACATTGTCTACGAGAGAAGAATTTACTACGTTTTATTTTTATAAAAATGAAAGTCTTCATCCATTTTCCCTCTATCCTTATCAGGCAGATCCTACCGTGGAATAATTTCACTGTATTATCTACACTCAAAATTTATTATGACGAGGAGAAGGCTTATGAAAAAACATATCATTTTCTTGCTTGTTATTCTCCTTCTGGTCCATCCTTCAACATTTTTTGCAGAAAAAATTGTGCAAACCGATGACATTTATACTTACGAAAATTTTCAATCCGATTTGGAAAAATTAGATGAAGAGTACGGTCCCTTGGTAGAAGTGTATTCAGTAGAATCAACGAAATACGGACGGACAATTTATCTGGTGAAACTTGGTTTCGGTGAAGCCAATGTGTTTTATAATGGATCGCATCATGCTCGGGAATGGTTCAGTACCATGCTCACCATGAATATGATAGAAGAATATGCAAAGGCGTATGATGATGAATCAGAGATTGATAGATATGATATTCGCGAACTGTTCAATCAAACGTCCATTTGGTTCGTTCCTATGGTGAATCCTGATGGAGTTACCCTTCAACAGCTGGGATTAAAGGCATTTCCCGAACAAGATCATGAACAGCTTTTGGAAATGAATGGGGGGAGTTATGACTTTACTCGTTGGAAGGCTAATGCTGAGGGGATTGATCTCAATCGTCAATATCCGACGGGGTGGGAGGAATCCTACACAACAGAAGGCCCCAGCTGGAGCAATTATAAAGGAACAAAACCTTTTGAAACGATCGAGACGCAAATTATGCGTAATCTTACAACCATTATTCAACCCGAAATCTCCATTGCCTATCATACTTCGGGACAAATCGTATATTGGAATTTGAATATGTCACCTGAACATGAAAAAAGAGATACTCGCATAGCTGAAACCTATCAACAACTGTCTGGTTATACCTTAATGCAGGCAGGATATGGGGCGGGTTATACAGATTGGGTGATTGAAGAATTAGACCTTCCGGCTCTTACCCCTGAATTGGGAACCTATCAAGGAGAAAAACATGTTGATCCTGGTGAATTTTCGGAGGAGTGGGAGCGAAACCGGAAAGCTGGTCTTTTTATTGCGGCAGAAGGCTATCGTTTGCATGAAAAAAACAATTCTCCTTTAGCTGTAAACCGTAATTCGCCCGTGATAGACCCTGGAGATTTACTCCCAGGTAAAGGTGTGGAAAGATTTCAGTATGTAAGCATGATCAAAGAAAAATATAAACTTCCAACCAATCAGGCAATCGACTTATATCTACAAAAAACATCTCCAGCAGAAGCATTAGGATTACGTTAATTTTACCCTTCAAGGAAAAAACCGTGCGAAGTTTGGCACGGTTTAATTATGAATGGAGTAATATCTCTGTCTAGCTTAGCGAAAAAGCTTCATCGAATGATCTTTGTTTTTGCCCCAAGTAAGGAAAGCTACTTAGACCATCTTCGCTGAAACAAGTGCTTTTCT
Protein-coding regions in this window:
- a CDS encoding metallophosphoesterase, translating into MKKILVLSDTHMPKKANTLPDVLTKPLTEVDLIIHAGDWQTTDVYEELKKYAPVIGVYGNVDSDPIKELVKDKEIIEVEGYEIGITHGHGERGTTEKRVLGTFEKDELDMIIFGHSHLPYLKFYKKTLLFNPGSPTDKRKLPFYSYGLLTIDGGIEAKHVFF
- a CDS encoding M14 family zinc carboxypeptidase — encoded protein: MKKHIIFLLVILLLVHPSTFFAEKIVQTDDIYTYENFQSDLEKLDEEYGPLVEVYSVESTKYGRTIYLVKLGFGEANVFYNGSHHAREWFSTMLTMNMIEEYAKAYDDESEIDRYDIRELFNQTSIWFVPMVNPDGVTLQQLGLKAFPEQDHEQLLEMNGGSYDFTRWKANAEGIDLNRQYPTGWEESYTTEGPSWSNYKGTKPFETIETQIMRNLTTIIQPEISIAYHTSGQIVYWNLNMSPEHEKRDTRIAETYQQLSGYTLMQAGYGAGYTDWVIEELDLPALTPELGTYQGEKHVDPGEFSEEWERNRKAGLFIAAEGYRLHEKNNSPLAVNRNSPVIDPGDLLPGKGVERFQYVSMIKEKYKLPTNQAIDLYLQKTSPAEALGLR